Below is a window of Campylobacter canadensis DNA.
TTATAATTTATATATAAAAAAGAAAGTAAAAAATAATGAAAGATGAAAATAAGGTAGCCTTATTTATAGATGCAGATAATATTAGTCACAAATATATTGAAAAAATTATTGATAAATCTTTAGAATTTGGCAAAATAATAATAAAAAGAATATACGCTGATTGGAGTAAAATAAGTAATAAAGAAAATTATAAGACAGAAATTTTAAAATTTTCTTTAACTCCTATGCAGCATTTTTCTCTTACAAGTAATAATAAAAATGCTACTGATATGCACTTAATTGCTGATTTAATGGATGTTTATATAAATAAAGATATTGATGTATTCATAATAATTTCAAGCGATAGCGATTATGCAAGTGTTATAAATAAATTAAGAGAAAATAATAAATTTTGTATTGGTATGGGAGAGACTAAAAGTGTTCAAAACTACAAAAATACCTTTGATAAATTCATTGCTTTAGATGATGAAAATGATGAAAATGATGAAATTCAAAATGAACAAAAAAATTATTTAATAGAACAAAAAAAATATTTACAAAAAATCATTTTAAATCTAATTGATAAAAATCAAGAAGCTGATTTTGCAAGAATTCATCAAGAATTATGCAAAAAATATCCTGATTTTGACCACAAAAATTATGGCTTTACAAAATTTACTTATTTTATAAAAGATTATATAAAAGATAAAAATTATGATATTATTAAAAAAGAAGATGGCTGCACCAATGTTTTAATACAAAATAGTAAAGATAATACTTCTAATAATTACAATGATGATTTACAAAAAATAATTTCAAGTTTAATTAATAAAAATAATGAAGCTGATTTTGCAACAATTAAAAGTGAATTATGCAAAAAATATCCTGATTTTGACCACAAAAATTATGGCTTTACAAAATTTACTTATTTTATAAAAGATTATATAAAAGATAAAAATTATGATATTATTAAAAAAGAAGATGGCTGCACCTTTGTTTTAAAAGAAAAATCTGTGTAAATTTTACTCAAAATATTAATTATTTTTTAAAAAAAACTTAAATATATAAAATAATAAAATATAATAATGCTTTTTAAAATATTTTAAAGGAAGGTAAATGAGTGAAAAAATTATAATTTTTGACACAACATTAAGAGATGGTGAGCAAAGTCCAGGTGCTTCAATGAATACTGAAGAAAAAATTCAAATAGCACTAGCACTTGAAAGATTAGGTGTTGATGTTATGGAAGCAGGTTTTGCAGCTAGTTCTAATGGTGATTTTGAAGCTATAAACAAAATAGCACAAATAGTAAAAAATTCAAGCGTCTGTTCTTTAGCAAGATGTGTTGAAAATGATATTATTCAAGCAGCAAAAGCACTTGAACCAGCAGAAAAAAAGCGTATTCATACCTTTATTGCAACAAGTCCAATTCATATGGAATTCAAACTTAAAAAAAGCCCAGATGAAGTTTTAAAAACTGCAGTAAAAAATGTAAAATTAGCAAAAAGTTTATGTGATGATGTAGAATTTTCTTGCGAAGATGCACTAAGAAGTGATATATCATTTTTAAAAGAAATGGCTGATGCAGTTTATGAAGCAGGAGCAAGCACACTCAATTTACCTGATACTGTTGGTTATCGTACCCCTCAAGAAATGTATGAATTTTTTAAGATTATGAGTGAATATACAAAGGGTAAATTAATTTTATCAGCTCACAATCACAATGATTTAGGTTTAGCAACAGCAAATACTCTTGCAGCAATTTTAGGTGGTGCAAGACAAATTGAAGTAACCTTAAATGGTTTAGGAGAAAGAGCAGGAAATAGTGCTTTAGAAGAAGCTGTAATGGCTATTAAAACAAGAAAAGATGCCTTTAGCAATTTTTACACTCAAATTAACACAAAAGAAATTTACCCATCAAGTAAATTACTTTCAAATATAATTGGGGTTTGGCCACAACCAAATAAAGCAATAGTTGGCAAAAATGCCTTTACTCACGAAAGTGGAATTCATCAAGATGGAGTTTTAAAACATCCTGAAACTTATGAAATTATGAAAGCAAGTGATATTGGCTTGGTTCAAGATAATTTAATTTTAGGCAAACATAGCGGAAGAGCTGCTTTTAAAGATAAATTAAAAATTCTTGGTTTTAATTTAAATGATGAAGAATTAAATCGTGCTTTTAAT
It encodes the following:
- a CDS encoding NYN domain-containing protein yields the protein MKDENKVALFIDADNISHKYIEKIIDKSLEFGKIIIKRIYADWSKISNKENYKTEILKFSLTPMQHFSLTSNNKNATDMHLIADLMDVYINKDIDVFIIISSDSDYASVINKLRENNKFCIGMGETKSVQNYKNTFDKFIALDDENDENDEIQNEQKNYLIEQKKYLQKIILNLIDKNQEADFARIHQELCKKYPDFDHKNYGFTKFTYFIKDYIKDKNYDIIKKEDGCTNVLIQNSKDNTSNNYNDDLQKIISSLINKNNEADFATIKSELCKKYPDFDHKNYGFTKFTYFIKDYIKDKNYDIIKKEDGCTFVLKEKSV
- a CDS encoding 2-isopropylmalate synthase encodes the protein MSEKIIIFDTTLRDGEQSPGASMNTEEKIQIALALERLGVDVMEAGFAASSNGDFEAINKIAQIVKNSSVCSLARCVENDIIQAAKALEPAEKKRIHTFIATSPIHMEFKLKKSPDEVLKTAVKNVKLAKSLCDDVEFSCEDALRSDISFLKEMADAVYEAGASTLNLPDTVGYRTPQEMYEFFKIMSEYTKGKLILSAHNHNDLGLATANTLAAILGGARQIEVTLNGLGERAGNSALEEAVMAIKTRKDAFSNFYTQINTKEIYPSSKLLSNIIGVWPQPNKAIVGKNAFTHESGIHQDGVLKHPETYEIMKASDIGLVQDNLILGKHSGRAAFKDKLKILGFNLNDEELNRAFNDFKELCDKKKEVFDDDLIAIISAESVKIEEKFKLINLQVSDCTQALASAAISLECDNEIIKEAAIGDGVIDAIFKVIDRASKVNGFLQDYKVNAVSKGKDALAQVSVKVSFEGQKAIIGNGLDLDTMQASAKAYLAALNSYISMNK